The Cyanobacterium sp. T60_A2020_053 genome includes the window ATATTTTTCATGACAAAACTGCCATTGATTAGCTGATGTTTCTTCTGCTAATAGATGTAATTCTAAACGCTCAGAAATACTATTTTTCACCACTTGAGCTAAATGTAACATCTTTATTAATTGACAATGGATAATTGATAATAAATAAATCAATTAAAGCAAGGGGTTTAAACCCCTTGTTAATCAAAGTTTAATTATTGTAATAATTCGAGACGATTTTGCAAAATTGCCCTTTGAATTTTACTTTCATTAAGGTTATCTTCAACACTTTTAATAATGGCGGAGGGCGCTTTACCCGTAAAATTAGGGTTATTTAACCGATTTTCTAAAGATTTAACCTCCCCCTCAATTTTACTTAATTTCTTAGTTAATTTTTCAGTTAATTTCTCAACATCGATTACTCCTTCTAAAGGTATCAAAATTTGAATTGTACCGACAACAGAAGCAATGGCTTTAATTTTTTCCTGACTTAAACTAGCCACGATAGATAAATTTTCGACCTTTGCTAATTCCTCCAGATAAACTCTAGTATTTTCTAAAATTTTCCTTTCTTCCCCATTATCAGATTGTAAAATTAAAGAAATTTTTGCACCCGGTTTAACTTCCGCTTCCGCACGCAAATTACGCACAGCGCGCATCGTCTCAAACAACAATCTAAAACTATCTTCTAACTCTTGACTAATAAGAGTTTCTGGAATGATAGTAATTAATTTTGTTTCTGATTTTTCCAGAGAAATTTCTAAAGATTTAGGCTGATTTTTTGTGCCAAAAATTTCCTGTTTCAGATGATCAAAACGTGCTAAAGTTTCTTTTCTTTGCTCTACATACAGAAGATTAGTATAAATGAACCACAAAGAATAACCAGCGCCCGTCAACCTCAGCAAGGGCGCTAAAAGTGGGAAACTATGAATAGCATCCAATAAAGAGGTAATTAGTTGTAGCACAACAAAAGTAAAAAAGATTACTAACAATAAAGTTACTGGCTGTTGATACTTTTTCACCAAGAAACTTAATTGTCGGGGTAACATCTCCAAAAGATGAGTTAATTGATCGCCCACTTTAACAATAGTAGCAGTATCATCACTGCTGAAGCTCACAAAATCCGATGGTTGACTATAAATCACGGGGGATAAATCCAGCAACTCATCAACTACAGGAAAAGACTGTAACGCCAAACTATCTCCCTCATTTTGGGTTAAGGTGTGCCAAATTTCCTCAGTGATGTGAGGCATGAAAGGATGTAATAACTTTAAAATACCTTCCAATACATAGGCGAGGGTTTGTTGCGCCACAATCTTAGAAGAAGATTCTGCATCCTGCCAAAGCCTAGTTTTGACTAACTCAATATACCAATCGCAAAAATCACCCCAAATAAACTCATATAAACCCTTGGCAGATTCTCCCAAGGCGTATTTTTCGAGGTAATCATCAGTTTGTTTAACTACTTGATTAAAACGAGACAAAATCCAACGATCACTTAATTCTAATTGAGTTAAATTAGGATAGCCCAACTGTTGAGGGGTTTTACCATCTAAATTCATCAACACGAAGCGCGCCGCATTCCATAACTTATTAGCAAAATTACGGGAAGCCTCCACCGACTCGGATTCATCAGTTTCTCGGTTATATTGTAAACTAATATCTTGCCCAGCGCCCGTCACCTCTCTAATCAGCGTATATCTGAGAGCATCTGTACCATATTTATTACATAACAAAAGAGGATCAATACCATTATTAGCAGATTTAGACATTTTTTTGCCGTTTTCGTCTCTCACTAACCCGTGGATATAAACATCACGGAAGGGAATTTTGCCCGTGAAATGTTTTGACATCATCGTCATGCGCGCTACCCAAAAGAAAATAATATCAAACCCCGTCACCATAGTAGTATTAGGGTAATAGGTAGCTAAATCCTCCGTATTTTCAGGCCATCCCATGGTAGAAAAGGGCCACAATCCCGAAGAAAACCAAGTATCCAACACATCAGGGTCTTGAGATATGATAATATCTTCCCCATAAAGTGCCATGGCTTTTTCTTTGGCTTCCTCTTCATGGTGCGCTACTACAAACGGGGTATCATCGGTAATTTCCCCATTCGTCATACTAACAATATACCAAGCTGGAATTTGATGCCCCCACCACAACTGACGGGAAATACACCAATCCTGAATTTTTACTAACCAATCTCGATATACCTTACGCCATTTTTCAGGTACAAAATAAGGGGATTCTTGATTGTCTAATTCTGTTAAGGCATCCTGTGCGAGAGGTTTAATTTTTACATACCACTGGGTTGATAATAAAGGCTCAACGGGTACTTTTCCCCGTTCGCTGTAGGGTACACTATGGGTATAACGTTCTATTTTCACTAAACAACCAACTTCATCAATAGCGCGCACCACCTCTTTTCTAGCCACAAACCGATCTAAACCCTGATACTTACCACCATTTTCGTTAATTGTGCCATCTTTGTTAAGAATATTAATAAATGGTAAATCGTGACGCTTACCCATAGCAAAATCGTTGGGATCGTGCGCTGGAGTGACTTTCACGCATCCAGTACCGAAAGCAGGATCGACATATTCATCGCCAATGACAGGAATTTTACGCCCTATTAAGGGTAATGTCAAGGTTTTACCGATCAAATGTTGATAGCGCCCGTCATGGGGGTTAACAGCCACTGCCGTATCTCCTAACATGGTTTCGGGGCGAGTGGTTGCCACTTCCAAGAAACCGCTACCATCGGTAAAGGGATAGC containing:
- a CDS encoding valine--tRNA ligase — its product is MTARETILPPQYEAPSTEAKWQQFWQENETFKANPHQEGEPFAIVIPPPNVTGQLHMGHAFNTSLIDTLVRYHRMKGKNTLCLPGTDHASIAVQTIIEKQLKAEGISKYELGREQFLARAWAWRQESGDTICNQLKRLGLSADWRRERFTLDDNLCEAVKTAFVKLYEEGLIYRGKYMVNWCPESQSAVSDLEVENKEIDGDLWHFRYPFTDGSGFLEVATTRPETMLGDTAVAVNPHDGRYQHLIGKTLTLPLIGRKIPVIGDEYVDPAFGTGCVKVTPAHDPNDFAMGKRHDLPFINILNKDGTINENGGKYQGLDRFVARKEVVRAIDEVGCLVKIERYTHSVPYSERGKVPVEPLLSTQWYVKIKPLAQDALTELDNQESPYFVPEKWRKVYRDWLVKIQDWCISRQLWWGHQIPAWYIVSMTNGEITDDTPFVVAHHEEEAKEKAMALYGEDIIISQDPDVLDTWFSSGLWPFSTMGWPENTEDLATYYPNTTMVTGFDIIFFWVARMTMMSKHFTGKIPFRDVYIHGLVRDENGKKMSKSANNGIDPLLLCNKYGTDALRYTLIREVTGAGQDISLQYNRETDESESVEASRNFANKLWNAARFVLMNLDGKTPQQLGYPNLTQLELSDRWILSRFNQVVKQTDDYLEKYALGESAKGLYEFIWGDFCDWYIELVKTRLWQDAESSSKIVAQQTLAYVLEGILKLLHPFMPHITEEIWHTLTQNEGDSLALQSFPVVDELLDLSPVIYSQPSDFVSFSSDDTATIVKVGDQLTHLLEMLPRQLSFLVKKYQQPVTLLLVIFFTFVVLQLITSLLDAIHSFPLLAPLLRLTGAGYSLWFIYTNLLYVEQRKETLARFDHLKQEIFGTKNQPKSLEISLEKSETKLITIIPETLISQELEDSFRLLFETMRAVRNLRAEAEVKPGAKISLILQSDNGEERKILENTRVYLEELAKVENLSIVASLSQEKIKAIASVVGTIQILIPLEGVIDVEKLTEKLTKKLSKIEGEVKSLENRLNNPNFTGKAPSAIIKSVEDNLNESKIQRAILQNRLELLQ